One [Limnothrix rosea] IAM M-220 DNA segment encodes these proteins:
- a CDS encoding rhomboid family intramembrane serine protease, producing the protein MAFLNWYFLLFYCISLSCGLLIFRTLRSPSPRPKGWLYKAILVLALTWGTNFFSMQSAVWVGGIAWGLLVVVPSVGLRQIQALIYRQNYQKARFLAFGLRYLHPFDDWWSQPKIIWALELAKQGDIAQSKSILTQYETSPGFVAQQAIATVYVMQFDWAGLLQWLQTKSHLRDPLLLMYYCRALGETGHLHELLLQLKSCEKALSRGGDRTNYHQVQLFAAAFCGEVKLVEQLLSGCLSIYPNEIQQFWQAIAWYGAGEKRIAAKQLKTLTENPDSEFKKAIAFRLQHPPQPAEKLLKPESYPLIAALTRNINQGNIDRSYQSLLERRPIYKQGFSINLFLVFINIGVFVAGIVLNFKVGRGALIDLAGFTPVAVVAGEWWRIFTATFIHVDFAHLLTNLLTIYLLGSFVERHLGKGRYLFVYIASGVAAMLTLLILVSAAQGFDFSILPRWSLFLTEEIRFSYRQWVGASGSIMGMIGAIVVILFRGWRREHSTSARKQFQLISGIIILQFAIDLSSTNVSFYSHFLGLIFGILLTLLLTRERRKSQRLKS; encoded by the coding sequence ATGGCGTTTTTGAACTGGTATTTTTTACTCTTCTATTGCATCTCGTTATCCTGTGGCCTCCTCATTTTTCGAACGCTGCGATCGCCGTCTCCCCGTCCGAAAGGCTGGCTTTACAAAGCAATTTTGGTATTGGCGCTGACGTGGGGGACAAATTTCTTTTCCATGCAGTCAGCGGTATGGGTCGGCGGTATTGCGTGGGGGCTTTTAGTCGTTGTGCCGTCGGTAGGATTGCGACAAATTCAGGCTTTGATTTACCGACAGAATTATCAAAAAGCGCGTTTTTTAGCCTTTGGTTTACGTTACTTGCATCCCTTTGATGATTGGTGGTCGCAGCCAAAAATCATCTGGGCATTAGAGCTAGCAAAACAGGGAGATATTGCCCAATCAAAATCAATCTTGACGCAATACGAAACGAGTCCGGGCTTTGTGGCACAGCAGGCGATCGCCACGGTTTATGTGATGCAGTTTGATTGGGCAGGGCTATTGCAATGGTTACAAACAAAATCCCATCTGCGAGACCCGTTGTTGTTGATGTATTACTGTCGCGCGCTTGGGGAAACGGGGCATCTCCACGAATTATTACTGCAACTCAAATCCTGTGAAAAGGCATTATCACGGGGCGGCGATCGCACAAATTATCATCAGGTTCAGCTGTTTGCGGCGGCCTTTTGTGGAGAGGTGAAATTAGTCGAGCAATTATTATCCGGTTGCCTTTCCATTTATCCCAATGAAATTCAACAATTTTGGCAGGCGATCGCTTGGTACGGCGCAGGGGAAAAACGCATTGCAGCAAAACAACTAAAAACGCTCACCGAAAATCCCGATAGTGAATTTAAGAAGGCGATCGCCTTTCGTCTCCAGCATCCGCCCCAACCTGCGGAGAAATTATTGAAGCCCGAATCCTACCCCCTTATCGCCGCACTGACCCGCAATATTAACCAAGGCAATATTGATCGTTCCTACCAAAGCTTATTAGAACGTCGCCCTATTTATAAACAGGGATTTTCGATTAATTTATTCTTAGTTTTTATCAATATTGGCGTGTTCGTAGCGGGCATCGTCCTCAACTTCAAAGTAGGACGGGGCGCTCTCATTGACTTAGCGGGTTTTACCCCTGTGGCGGTGGTAGCAGGCGAATGGTGGCGTATTTTTACCGCAACGTTTATTCACGTTGATTTTGCCCATTTACTCACGAATCTTTTGACGATTTATTTGTTAGGTAGTTTTGTCGAACGGCACCTCGGCAAAGGTCGTTATCTATTCGTTTATATCGCCAGTGGTGTCGCGGCAATGTTGACCTTACTAATTTTGGTGTCCGCAGCTCAAGGGTTTGACTTTAGCATTTTGCCCCGCTGGTCACTATTTCTAACCGAAGAAATTCGCTTTTCCTACCGCCAATGGGTGGGGGCTTCTGGCTCCATTATGGGCATGATCGGGGCGATCGTTGTTATTTTATTTCGAGGATGGCGACGGGAACATTCAACATCAGCGCGGAAACAGTTTCAGCTCATTTCCGGCATTATTATTTTGCAATTTGCCATTGATCTTAGCTCCACCAATGTGAGTTTTTATAGTCATTTTCTCGGATTAATTTTTGGTATCCTTTTGACCTTATTGCTCACGCGCGAAAGGAGAAAATCTCAACGGCTTAAATCTTAG
- a CDS encoding VOC family protein → MSDRLFFHLAIPITDTEKAKEFYAAVLGSGVGRQNAGAVIFDFYGHQLVAHVTKEPLQPQKGIYPRHFGITFLDQQDWQTTLDRAEKHNLTFRDRPRLRFEGKLTEHKTFFLEDPFYNLLEFKWYRHQEAIFGGQEVKEIGDRPE, encoded by the coding sequence ATGAGCGATCGCCTATTTTTCCATCTAGCCATCCCCATTACCGATACCGAAAAAGCGAAGGAATTTTATGCGGCAGTGCTGGGCAGTGGTGTTGGTCGGCAAAATGCGGGTGCTGTCATTTTTGATTTTTATGGGCATCAGCTCGTCGCTCACGTGACAAAGGAACCGCTGCAACCCCAAAAGGGCATTTATCCCAGACATTTTGGCATTACCTTTCTTGATCAACAGGATTGGCAAACGACTCTTGATCGGGCAGAAAAACATAACCTCACTTTCCGCGATCGCCCGCGTTTACGGTTTGAGGGGAAACTTACAGAACATAAAACTTTTTTCCTTGAAGACCCGTTTTATAATCTGCTCGAATTTAAGTGGTATCGCCATCAAGAAGCCATTTTTGGCGGACAAGAAGTAAAAGAAATCGGCGATCGCCCCGAGTAA
- a CDS encoding aspartate aminotransferase family protein has translation MSPQTILDHAPVKTFDPADFNQYVMNTYGRFPVAIARGEGCRLWDTEGKSYLDFVAGIATCTLGHAHPALIDATSEQIKKLHHISNLYYIPEQGELAKWLVEHSCADKVFFCNSGAEANEAAIKLVRKYAHTVSDFLEQPVILSAKSSFHGRTLATITATGQPKYQKHFNPLPDGFAYVPYNDIQALKEAIADIDEGNRRVAAVMLEPLQGEGGVRPGDVAYFQAVRQVCDENEILLVLDEVQVGVGRTGKYWGYENLGIEPDIFTSAKGLAGGIPIGAMLCKDSCAVFNPGEHASTFGGNPFSCAAALAVVNTLETENLLDNANARGQQLRLALETLAQKYPYFVEARGWGLINGMEIKADVDLTSIQVVKAAMENGLLIAPAGPKVLRFVPPLIVSEVEISEAIALLDKTLAGITVK, from the coding sequence GTGAGTCCACAAACGATACTTGACCATGCCCCTGTCAAAACCTTTGACCCTGCTGATTTTAATCAGTATGTGATGAATACTTACGGACGTTTCCCGGTGGCGATCGCCCGTGGGGAGGGGTGTCGTCTGTGGGATACGGAGGGCAAAAGTTATCTGGATTTTGTCGCGGGGATCGCCACTTGTACTTTGGGCCATGCCCACCCGGCTTTGATCGATGCAACCAGTGAGCAGATCAAAAAACTCCATCACATTTCAAATTTGTACTACATTCCGGAGCAGGGTGAGCTAGCAAAATGGCTGGTTGAACATTCCTGTGCGGATAAGGTTTTTTTCTGTAATTCTGGGGCAGAGGCCAATGAGGCGGCCATTAAGCTGGTGCGCAAGTATGCCCATACGGTTTCGGATTTTTTAGAGCAGCCTGTTATTCTTTCGGCAAAATCCAGTTTTCATGGTCGGACGTTGGCAACGATTACTGCCACGGGTCAACCGAAATATCAAAAGCACTTTAATCCCCTTCCGGATGGCTTTGCCTATGTTCCCTACAATGATATTCAAGCCCTAAAGGAGGCGATCGCCGATATTGACGAAGGGAACCGTCGCGTGGCTGCGGTGATGCTTGAACCCCTCCAAGGGGAAGGCGGTGTCCGTCCCGGTGATGTGGCATATTTCCAAGCGGTACGGCAAGTTTGTGACGAAAACGAAATTCTCCTTGTGCTCGACGAAGTGCAAGTAGGCGTTGGCAGAACTGGCAAATATTGGGGCTACGAAAATCTCGGTATTGAGCCGGATATTTTCACCAGTGCGAAAGGTTTGGCTGGTGGTATTCCCATCGGTGCAATGCTCTGTAAGGATTCCTGCGCGGTCTTTAACCCCGGTGAGCACGCGAGTACCTTCGGCGGCAATCCCTTCTCCTGTGCTGCGGCTCTGGCGGTTGTGAACACGCTCGAAACGGAAAACCTACTGGATAATGCCAATGCTCGTGGTCAACAGCTCCGTTTAGCTCTAGAGACTTTGGCGCAGAAATATCCCTACTTCGTTGAAGCGCGTGGCTGGGGCTTAATCAACGGCATGGAAATTAAAGCCGACGTTGATTTGACTTCCATCCAAGTGGTGAAAGCGGCCATGGAAAATGGTCTATTGATCGCGCCTGCTGGCCCCAAGGTTCTTCGTTTTGTGCCACCGCTCATTGTGTCTGAGGTGGAAATCAGTGAGGCGATCGCCCTACTCGATAAAACATTGGCGGGCATTACGGTCAAATAA